The Candidatus Rokuibacteriota bacterium DNA segment CTGGCCCTCCGCGAGAAGCGCCCGCCCGAGCTCGTACTGGATGCCGGCCAGCATCGCCTGTTCCGGGCGCCGCTCGCCCGAGCCGAGGGCGACGATCCGCTCCTGCGCGCCCAGCGCCCGCTGCCACTGCCCCTCGGCCACGGCGAGATCGCGCAGGGCGCGGAGCGCGGCCACGTGGTCGTGGTCGTGGGCCAGCAGGCGCTCGAGCAGGGCCGCGGCCTCCCCGGGGCGGCCCGTCCGCCGGAAGTCCTCCGCAGCTGCTAACACGAGCTCAGGCCGCTCCTCGCCCCGGAGCGCGTCCAGGTGGTGGACCAGGGCCCCTTTGGCGTCGCCGCGCTCGAGCGCGAGCTCGCCCAGCCGCGCGTGCGCCTGCGCGTGGCCGGGATCCCGCTTCAACAGCTCCTCGTAGATCTGGAGCGCCGCGTCGGCGCGGCCGGAGAGCTGGGCGTCGACTCCACGGTGGTAGACGTCGGCAAGGGACTCGGCGCGCCGGGCCTCGCGCGCGCGCTGGTAGTCGCGGTAGGAGCGTCCGAGGTCGCGGACGAGGCCGAGGAGCAAGACCAGCACCGCGCCGGCGAGAAACGCGCCAACCACCAGCGCGGCCAGCGGGACCTCCCAAGCCCAATCGGCGGCGACGACGACGCGGACGCGCGCGGTGTTCAGTGAGGCGAGGTACGCGACGGCGGCGCCGAAGCCGAGAGCGAGCAGGACGCCGAAGCGGACGGACACGGCTGGAGAGCCCCCGGGCGGCGCTACCCGGCGGCGGTGCGCTCTTCTTCTTCGATGAGCCGCTGGCAGTCGATGCAGTAGCGGGCGAAGGGCAGCGCGTCGAGGCGCTTGTCGGAGATGGCCTCCCCGCACCGCTCGCAGTCACCGAAGTTGCCTCCGTCGATCTTCTGCAGCGCGGAGACGACCTCTTTCAGGACCCGGCGGTCGCCGTTGCTCAGCTCGAAGAGGAACTCGCGGTTGTAGGACGTCGCGGCCTGGTCGCCGATGTCCTTCGTGGAGTCGTCCTCGGGACCCTTGGCGTAGAGCACGGTCTTGCCCACGCCTTCGGAGAGCTGGCGATGCTTCTCCTCCAGCTTCTTCTTGAACTGGGCCAAGCGATCCTTCCTCATCGCTGTCTCCTCCGCGACACGGCGGTCGGGGGCCGGAATTAGTGGCGAAGGCTACCACGCTCCCCAGCGGAAATCAATCGCCGGCGGCCGCTCCCCGCTCCACGGTGAGGAGCGGCGCGTCGCCCCACAGGCGCTCCAGCGCGTAGAAGTGCCGCGTCACTCCGACGAAGACGTGCACGATGACGTCGACGTAGTCCAGCAGCAGCCACCCGCTCTCCGCGCTGCCCTCCTGGTGTCGTGGCCGCGTACCCGCACCCTTGAGCGCCATACGCACGGCCTCGACGATGGTGCCGGCCTGCGTCGTCGAGCGCGCGCTCGTGACGACGAAGAAGTCGGCGACCGTGGACAGGCCCCGGAGATCGAGGATGACGAGGTCCTCGGCGTTCTTGTCCAGCGCGGCGTGGGCCGCCAGGCGCGCGGTGGCTTCAGCAGAGAGGGGTGCCAT contains these protein-coding regions:
- a CDS encoding lipopolysaccharide assembly protein LapA domain-containing protein, with translation MSVRFGVLLALGFGAAVAYLASLNTARVRVVVAADWAWEVPLAALVVGAFLAGAVLVLLLGLVRDLGRSYRDYQRAREARRAESLADVYHRGVDAQLSGRADAALQIYEELLKRDPGHAQAHARLGELALERGDAKGALVHHLDALRGEERPELVLAAAEDFRRTGRPGEAAALLERLLAHDHDHVAALRALRDLAVAEGQWQRALGAQERIVALGSGERRPEQAMLAGIQYELGRALLAEGQVQPAIARFREALRSQSDFVPAAVALGDAYVAAGDSREAFRAWERAVETHPELPLLARLEQAYRIEGRPTRMIALYQAASARVPESVPLAFALGRVYFELAMLDEAADQFQKVEVREPNLPGLHAVLGAIFERRGQTAEAFEEYRRALTLSGAFDWPYRCSACGAEHGRWIDRCPSCRGWNTSRP
- a CDS encoding TraR/DksA family transcriptional regulator — translated: MRKDRLAQFKKKLEEKHRQLSEGVGKTVLYAKGPEDDSTKDIGDQAATSYNREFLFELSNGDRRVLKEVVSALQKIDGGNFGDCERCGEAISDKRLDALPFARYCIDCQRLIEEEERTAAG
- the rsfS gene encoding ribosome silencing factor, which gives rise to MAPLSAEATARLAAHAALDKNAEDLVILDLRGLSTVADFFVVTSARSTTQAGTIVEAVRMALKGAGTRPRHQEGSAESGWLLLDYVDVIVHVFVGVTRHFYALERLWGDAPLLTVERGAAAGD